In one Pseudomonas sp. Bout1 genomic region, the following are encoded:
- a CDS encoding RcnB family protein → MKSKSLVACLLVAASLCGASLAVQAADTAQTTVQPSNINTRDLKTGDRAPDILMRKESAIADWKKHGLKQPEEDSQWARVNDKYVLLKTTNGTILDITPVKK, encoded by the coding sequence ATGAAGTCCAAATCCCTTGTTGCCTGCCTGCTGGTTGCCGCGAGCCTGTGTGGCGCGAGTCTTGCCGTCCAGGCTGCTGATACCGCGCAAACCACCGTGCAGCCTTCGAATATCAATACCCGCGACCTCAAGACGGGCGACCGCGCGCCAGACATCCTGATGCGTAAGGAATCAGCCATCGCCGACTGGAAAAAACATGGCCTCAAACAGCCAGAAGAGGACAGCCAGTGGGCTCGTGTAAACGACAAGTACGTGTTGCTCAAGACCACCAACGGCACGATTCTGGACATCACACCGGTTAAGAAATAA
- a CDS encoding DUF4440 domain-containing protein — protein MELSEHLRGLEQQLHQCTTRADATRLSVLLADDFVEFGASGNVWGSKAEVIEGLQDEVFSARSISDFALKVLAEGVALVTYRCQRAATDANAAGESLRSSVWRESGGQWQMVFHQGTPTRQRAPM, from the coding sequence ATGGAGTTATCAGAGCATTTACGCGGCCTGGAACAGCAGCTGCACCAATGCACCACCCGTGCAGATGCGACGCGGTTGTCGGTGCTGCTGGCGGATGATTTCGTCGAATTTGGCGCCAGTGGCAATGTATGGGGCAGCAAGGCCGAGGTGATCGAGGGGCTGCAGGATGAGGTGTTTTCAGCCCGTAGCATCAGTGACTTTGCATTGAAGGTGCTGGCCGAAGGCGTGGCGTTGGTGACGTATCGCTGCCAACGGGCGGCGACGGATGCAAATGCAGCGGGGGAGTCGTTGCGCAGTTCGGTGTGGCGCGAGAGCGGTGGGCAGTGGCAGATGGTATTTCATCAGGGCACGCCGACACGTCAGCGTGCGCCTATGTGA
- a CDS encoding GMC family oxidoreductase has protein sequence MPIAAAEYDYVVVGAGPAGCLLANRLSANPAHRVLLLEAGGRDNYPWIHIPVGYLFCIGNPRTDWCFKTEAQEGLQGRALSYPRGKVLGGCSSINGMIYMRGQARDYDGWAEDNPGWAWKDVLPLFKQSENHFAGATDFHSDGGEWRVEQQRLHWPILDAFRDAAQQSGIDSISDFNQGDNEGCGYFQVNQKAGVRWNAAKAFLKPIRQRPNLTVMTEVEVDRVLLQNGRASAVVGRQQGQHVTWRARKEIILCAGSVGSPGILQRSGIGPSSVLKPLGIEVLHELPGVGGNLQDHLQLRLIYKLENARTLNQIAGTVWGKMGMGLRYLYDRSGPLSMAPSQLGAFARSGPEQTSANLEYHVQPLSLERFGEPLHAFPAFTASVCDLRPQSRGRIDIRSANPADAPLIRPNYLSHPEDLRVAADAIRLTRRIVSAPALQQFNPVEYLPGAELQTDEQLQEAAARIGTTIFHPVGTCRMGSDKDAVVDAQLRVHGVPGLRIADASVMPRITSGNTCSPTLMIAEKAAQLILSPNTRSLAPEKELTLPA, from the coding sequence ATGCCCATTGCAGCTGCTGAATACGATTACGTGGTAGTAGGCGCCGGCCCCGCAGGCTGCCTGCTGGCCAATCGACTGTCCGCCAACCCTGCCCATCGCGTATTGCTGCTTGAAGCCGGCGGTCGCGACAACTACCCCTGGATCCATATTCCCGTCGGCTACCTGTTCTGCATCGGCAACCCGCGCACCGACTGGTGCTTCAAGACCGAAGCCCAGGAAGGCCTGCAAGGCCGAGCGTTGAGCTATCCGCGGGGCAAGGTGCTCGGCGGTTGTTCGTCGATCAACGGCATGATCTACATGCGTGGCCAGGCGCGGGACTACGATGGCTGGGCCGAGGACAATCCCGGCTGGGCCTGGAAGGATGTGCTGCCCCTGTTCAAACAGAGCGAAAACCATTTTGCCGGCGCCACGGATTTTCACAGCGACGGCGGCGAATGGCGGGTGGAGCAGCAGCGTTTGCACTGGCCGATCCTCGATGCCTTTCGCGATGCGGCGCAGCAAAGCGGAATAGACAGCATCAGCGACTTCAACCAGGGCGACAACGAAGGCTGCGGCTATTTCCAGGTCAATCAGAAAGCCGGAGTGCGCTGGAATGCGGCCAAGGCATTTCTCAAGCCGATCCGCCAACGGCCCAACCTGACGGTGATGACTGAAGTTGAAGTCGACCGCGTACTGCTGCAGAACGGCCGTGCGTCGGCGGTAGTGGGTCGCCAGCAAGGCCAACACGTCACTTGGCGGGCGCGCAAGGAAATCATCCTGTGCGCAGGCTCCGTGGGTTCGCCCGGCATCCTGCAACGCTCCGGCATCGGCCCTTCCAGTGTGCTCAAGCCGTTGGGCATCGAGGTGCTGCACGAGCTGCCCGGGGTTGGCGGCAACCTGCAGGACCACCTGCAACTGCGCCTGATCTACAAGCTGGAAAACGCCCGCACCCTGAACCAGATCGCCGGCACCGTGTGGGGCAAGATGGGCATGGGCCTGCGCTATCTGTATGACCGCAGCGGCCCGCTGTCGATGGCGCCCAGCCAGCTGGGCGCGTTTGCCCGCTCCGGGCCGGAACAGACGTCGGCCAACCTTGAATACCACGTACAGCCGCTGTCCCTGGAGCGCTTCGGTGAACCGCTGCACGCGTTCCCGGCGTTCACCGCCTCGGTGTGTGACCTGCGCCCGCAAAGCCGTGGCCGCATCGACATCCGCTCGGCCAACCCGGCAGACGCGCCGCTGATCCGCCCCAACTACCTCAGCCACCCCGAAGACCTGCGCGTGGCCGCCGACGCGATTCGCCTGACCCGGCGTATCGTCTCGGCGCCGGCCCTGCAGCAGTTCAACCCGGTGGAATACCTGCCTGGCGCAGAACTGCAAACGGATGAACAACTGCAGGAGGCCGCCGCGCGCATCGGCACGACGATTTTCCATCCGGTGGGCACCTGCCGCATGGGCAGCGACAAGGACGCGGTGGTCGACGCACAACTGCGGGTGCACGGCGTTCCCGGCCTGCGCATCGCCGACGCATCGGTCATGCCACGCATTACTTCAGGCAACACCTGCTCCCCCACGCTGATGATCGCGGAAAAAGCCGCGCAGCTAATCCTTTCGCCGAACACAAGGAGCCTCGCCCCGGAGAAAGAACTGACTTTACCGGCTTGA
- a CDS encoding XRE family transcriptional regulator — protein MDKQEELDALAILIHDLRKHKKLTLAQLAQKIERSVGFLSQVERGLSRPTVADLTAISHALGVPTTYFYSLSKPKAVNWVTRPNERRTVYYANGITDILVSPSMHGAFSMLDSLLAPGANSGEQTMSDRAEQAGYVLEGELTLWVEGEADSVTLHPGDSFHLASFAHCRYGNLTDLPARVLWVYN, from the coding sequence ATGGACAAGCAAGAAGAACTCGACGCGCTGGCGATCCTGATCCACGACCTGCGCAAGCACAAGAAGCTCACCCTGGCGCAACTCGCGCAAAAGATCGAGCGCTCCGTGGGTTTTCTCTCCCAGGTTGAACGCGGCCTCTCGCGCCCTACAGTGGCCGACCTGACCGCCATCAGCCACGCCCTCGGTGTGCCCACTACCTATTTCTACAGCCTGTCCAAACCCAAGGCGGTGAACTGGGTCACCCGCCCCAACGAGCGGCGCACGGTGTATTACGCCAACGGCATCACCGACATCCTGGTGTCGCCCAGCATGCACGGCGCGTTCTCGATGCTCGACAGCCTGCTGGCACCCGGCGCCAACAGCGGCGAACAGACCATGAGCGACCGCGCCGAACAGGCCGGTTATGTGCTGGAAGGCGAGTTGACGCTGTGGGTCGAGGGCGAGGCCGACTCGGTCACCTTGCACCCGGGCGACAGCTTCCACCTGGCCAGCTTTGCCCATTGCCGCTACGGCAACCTGACCGACCTGCCAGCCCGCGTGCTGTGGGTCTACAACTGA
- a CDS encoding LemA family protein, translating into MTGTHVIIIFVTVVTLLALYVFGTYRELGALLDRCKKAFGQFKEAEQHLAAAQNASSPAAEIARLESRVAFTRQLFHDSVNNYNTYKHKSPTSVVAELLGHRDDVSLSGFEDKPTA; encoded by the coding sequence ATGACTGGTACCCACGTCATCATCATTTTCGTGACCGTTGTCACCTTGCTCGCGCTTTATGTATTCGGCACCTACAGGGAACTGGGGGCCCTGCTCGATCGCTGCAAAAAAGCCTTCGGCCAGTTCAAAGAGGCCGAGCAACACCTGGCGGCGGCGCAAAATGCCTCGTCACCCGCTGCGGAAATCGCCCGCCTGGAAAGCCGCGTCGCGTTCACCCGCCAGCTCTTCCACGACTCGGTTAACAACTACAACACCTACAAGCACAAGTCGCCGACCTCGGTGGTGGCCGAGCTGCTCGGGCATCGTGATGATGTAAGCCTGTCGGGGTTTGAGGATAAGCCTACGGCCTGA
- a CDS encoding MFS transporter: protein MLATLKNYPRTVKLLLSATLILTLAKAITFPYLVIYLTHQFSLDISRVGLVIGSSLIVGSLLSVYGGFLVDRINSYRLFLSLSVVFALGFIGTVLAREIWSFYSCLILINLAYAVIDIAIKSGFASLLPEDARSEAFSIKYTLTNIGYAVGPFFGALVAKLDISLPFVLSAVLGFGFFVLYWRWGDRALATVDSTQKPVSFLAVGRVLLRDHRLVCFTVGGLLSAVVFGQFTAYLSQYLVTTTTAEYTYTIISAVLTTNAVLVIALQYAIGRRISHRYLSQWLIFGLGMFMLGVIGFALASNVWWWILAMAIFTVGEIVVFPAEYMFIDRIAPDHLRGMYYGAQNLSNLGAALGPVLCGLVLASLPAHYMFYMLAAFIVGGGVFYFIGASLKASHPA from the coding sequence ATGCTTGCCACGCTAAAAAATTACCCACGTACCGTGAAGCTGCTGTTGTCGGCCACGCTGATCCTCACGCTGGCCAAAGCCATCACGTTTCCGTACCTGGTCATCTACCTCACCCACCAGTTTTCCCTCGACATCAGCCGGGTCGGCCTGGTAATCGGCAGTTCGTTGATCGTCGGTTCGCTGCTCAGTGTGTACGGTGGCTTCCTGGTAGACCGCATCAACAGCTATCGGCTGTTCCTCAGCTTGAGCGTGGTGTTTGCCCTGGGGTTTATCGGCACGGTGCTGGCCCGGGAAATCTGGTCGTTCTACAGCTGCCTGATCCTGATCAACCTGGCGTATGCGGTGATTGATATTGCGATCAAGTCCGGGTTTGCCAGCCTGTTGCCGGAAGATGCGCGCAGCGAAGCGTTTTCCATCAAGTACACCCTCACCAATATCGGTTATGCGGTAGGGCCGTTTTTTGGCGCGCTGGTGGCCAAGCTCGATATCAGCTTGCCGTTTGTCCTGTCGGCCGTCCTGGGCTTTGGATTTTTCGTGCTGTATTGGCGCTGGGGCGACCGCGCGCTGGCCACCGTCGACTCCACGCAAAAGCCCGTGTCGTTCCTCGCCGTGGGCCGCGTATTGCTACGCGATCATCGGCTGGTGTGCTTTACCGTCGGCGGGCTGCTCAGTGCGGTGGTGTTCGGCCAGTTCACCGCGTACCTCTCGCAGTATCTGGTGACCACTACCACCGCCGAATACACCTACACCATCATCAGTGCCGTACTCACCACCAACGCCGTGTTGGTGATCGCCCTGCAATACGCGATTGGCCGGCGGATCTCCCACCGCTACCTGAGCCAATGGCTGATCTTCGGCCTGGGTATGTTCATGCTGGGGGTGATCGGTTTTGCCTTGGCGAGCAACGTGTGGTGGTGGATCCTGGCGATGGCGATTTTCACCGTGGGCGAAATCGTGGTGTTTCCGGCCGAGTACATGTTTATCGACCGCATCGCCCCAGACCACCTGCGAGGCATGTACTACGGCGCGCAAAACCTCTCCAACCTCGGCGCCGCCCTGGGGCCGGTGTTGTGCGGGCTGGTGCTGGCCAGCCTGCCGGCCCACTACATGTTCTATATGTTGGCAGCGTTTATCGTTGGGGGAGGCGTGTTCTACTTTATCGGGGCGTCGTTGAAGGCAAGTCATCCAGCGTGA
- a CDS encoding DNA alkylation repair protein, producing the protein MTEQSAPALKEIFNAERLQHIATEMSAVYPAFDTKGFLKHAKAGLADLSVMQRMARVSESLHAVIPLDYPQTLKLLYALAPRLNSAFVSLFLPHYVASYGGEDFKRSMAALKYFTTFGSAEFAVRHFLLRDFERTLAVMQQWSLDDNEHVRRLASEGSRPRLPWSFRLAEVQADPNLCASILDHLKADSSLYVRKSVANHLNDITKDHPDWVLGLIEGWSLDNPHTAWIARHALRSLIKQGNTRALTIMGAGARAEVKIHQLKVEPAVINLGERINLSFSLESMAGTSQKLVVDYAIDYVKSAGHSASKVFKLKAFTLGAGEHHAISRGQHIRELTTRKHYPGKHAVHVLVNGERLGSVEFELLN; encoded by the coding sequence ATGACCGAACAAAGCGCCCCGGCCCTGAAGGAAATCTTCAACGCCGAACGCCTGCAGCACATCGCTACCGAAATGAGCGCGGTGTACCCGGCGTTCGACACCAAGGGGTTTCTCAAGCACGCCAAGGCCGGGCTGGCGGACCTCTCGGTGATGCAGCGCATGGCCCGGGTCAGCGAAAGCCTGCATGCCGTGATCCCGCTGGATTATCCGCAAACCCTCAAGTTGCTGTACGCCCTGGCGCCCCGGCTGAACAGCGCCTTTGTCAGCCTGTTCCTGCCCCACTACGTCGCCAGCTACGGCGGCGAAGACTTCAAGCGCTCCATGGCCGCGCTCAAGTATTTCACCACGTTCGGCTCGGCCGAGTTTGCCGTACGGCATTTTTTGCTCAGGGATTTCGAGCGCACCCTGGCGGTGATGCAACAGTGGTCGCTGGATGACAACGAACACGTCAGGCGACTTGCCAGTGAAGGTTCACGGCCAAGGTTGCCGTGGTCGTTTCGCCTGGCCGAGGTGCAGGCAGACCCGAACCTGTGTGCGTCGATCCTCGACCACCTCAAGGCCGACAGCAGCCTGTACGTGCGCAAGTCGGTGGCCAACCACCTTAACGACATCACCAAGGACCACCCGGATTGGGTGCTGGGCTTGATCGAAGGCTGGTCGCTGGATAATCCCCACACGGCGTGGATCGCCCGTCATGCGTTGCGCAGCCTGATCAAGCAAGGCAACACCCGGGCATTGACGATCATGGGTGCGGGGGCCAGGGCCGAGGTGAAGATTCATCAACTCAAGGTCGAGCCGGCGGTGATTAACCTGGGGGAACGGATCAACCTGTCGTTCAGCCTGGAATCGATGGCCGGTACCTCGCAGAAATTGGTGGTCGACTACGCCATCGACTATGTGAAAAGCGCCGGACACAGTGCGTCCAAGGTGTTCAAGCTCAAGGCGTTTACCCTGGGTGCCGGGGAACATCACGCGATTAGTCGTGGCCAACATATTCGTGAACTGACCACGCGCAAGCACTATCCCGGCAAGCACGCGGTGCATGTATTGGTGAATGGGGAGCGGTTGGGCAGTGTTGAGTTTGAGCTGCTGAACTGA
- a CDS encoding LysR family transcriptional regulator has protein sequence MFDWNDLRFFLELQRSGRLLTAAQRLKTTHATVARHIEAIEKSLGTALFVQHAQGYELTPSGEALLKHAEAMENVALLAEEELTHSAAPLGKIRLGVAEGLGVMFLASRMGGLFERYPGLEVELLAVPRFVSILNREAEISIHLERPSVDQLVTRKLTDYRLALYASRSYLDRTPPIEKREDLAVHAWIDYVDDLLFSQELKFLSSFCRNPKVVFHSTSVIAQHQAARSGLGIAVLPCFMAASDPDLVPLLPGESIQRSYWISSRRELHKSVRLRVLWDYLVELCAREQKLLLGES, from the coding sequence ATGTTCGACTGGAATGATCTGCGGTTCTTTCTTGAGTTACAGCGTAGCGGACGCCTGCTCACGGCGGCGCAACGCCTGAAAACCACGCACGCCACCGTGGCGCGGCACATCGAGGCCATCGAGAAAAGCCTCGGCACCGCGCTGTTTGTGCAGCACGCCCAGGGTTACGAACTCACGCCTTCCGGCGAAGCCCTGCTCAAACACGCCGAGGCCATGGAGAACGTGGCACTGCTGGCCGAAGAAGAACTCACCCATTCCGCCGCGCCATTGGGCAAGATCCGCCTGGGCGTGGCCGAAGGCTTGGGCGTGATGTTCTTGGCCAGTCGCATGGGCGGCCTGTTCGAGCGTTACCCGGGCCTGGAAGTGGAACTGCTGGCAGTGCCGCGCTTTGTCAGCATCCTCAACCGCGAAGCGGAAATCAGCATCCACCTCGAGCGCCCCAGCGTCGACCAACTGGTGACCCGCAAACTCACCGACTACCGCCTGGCCCTCTACGCCAGCCGCAGCTACCTGGACCGCACGCCACCGATTGAAAAACGCGAGGACCTGGCGGTACACGCGTGGATCGATTACGTGGACGATTTACTCTTCAGCCAGGAACTGAAATTCCTCAGCAGCTTTTGTCGCAACCCCAAGGTGGTGTTCCACAGCACCAGCGTGATCGCGCAGCACCAGGCGGCGCGCTCGGGGCTGGGGATTGCGGTGTTGCCGTGCTTCATGGCGGCGAGCGACCCGGACCTGGTGCCGCTGCTGCCGGGGGAGAGCATCCAGCGCAGCTACTGGATCAGCTCCCGGCGCGAGTTGCACAAGTCGGTGCGGTTGCGGGTGTTGTGGGACTACCTGGTGGAGTTGTGCGCGCGGGAGCAGAAGCTGTTGCTGGGCGAGTCCTAG
- a CDS encoding MFS transporter, translating to MSEHAQPLDPALGARSSNDTQKVIFASSLGTVFEWYDFFLYGALAAVISKQFFAGVNDTTAFIFALMAFAAGFVVRPFGALVFGRLGDMIGRKYTFLATIILMGLATFCVGLLPTYSSIGIAAPIILVALRMLQGLALGGEYGGAATYVAEHAPAGKRGFHTSWIQSTATLGLLLSLLVVLACRYFTGDQFEVWGWRLPFLLSIVLLGISTWIRMSLHESPAFLKMKEEGKASKAPIRESFGKWENLKIVLIALFSINAGQAVTFYAAQFYVLFFLTQFLKMDPALANMLLIISVVIGAPFFIFFGWLSDKLGRKPVLMVGLLLATALYFPIFKGLAHYTNPAMDHASRQSPITVLADPATCTFQFDPVGKARFDSPCDKVKTFLVKQGLPYQSAAAPAGSAVQVSVGDVQINGYDEAALKGAVTLAGYPQSADVAQVNKTMVVVLIVALILIAAMCYGPLAALMVELFPTRIRYTSLSLPYHIGNGWFGGFLPTVSFALVVYTGDIFYGLWYPVVITGVSLIVGLICLKETKNVDIDKN from the coding sequence ATGTCAGAACACGCTCAACCCCTGGACCCGGCGCTCGGCGCACGCTCGAGCAACGACACGCAGAAAGTCATCTTCGCCTCCTCCCTCGGAACGGTGTTCGAGTGGTATGACTTCTTCCTCTACGGCGCACTCGCGGCGGTGATCAGCAAGCAGTTCTTTGCCGGCGTCAACGACACCACGGCCTTCATCTTTGCCCTGATGGCCTTCGCCGCCGGTTTTGTAGTGCGCCCGTTCGGCGCGCTGGTGTTCGGGCGGCTGGGTGACATGATCGGGCGCAAGTACACCTTTCTCGCCACCATCATCTTGATGGGCCTGGCGACTTTCTGTGTGGGGCTGCTGCCGACCTATTCGAGCATCGGCATTGCCGCACCGATCATCCTCGTGGCGCTGCGCATGCTCCAGGGCCTGGCGCTGGGCGGCGAGTACGGCGGCGCAGCCACTTACGTGGCCGAACATGCCCCGGCGGGCAAGCGCGGCTTCCACACCAGCTGGATTCAATCCACCGCCACCCTCGGCCTGCTGCTGTCGCTGCTGGTGGTGCTGGCGTGCCGTTATTTCACCGGGGACCAGTTCGAAGTGTGGGGCTGGCGCCTGCCGTTCCTGCTGTCGATCGTGCTGCTGGGCATTTCCACATGGATCCGCATGAGCCTGCACGAGTCGCCGGCGTTCCTGAAAATGAAAGAGGAAGGCAAGGCCAGCAAGGCGCCGATCCGCGAGTCGTTCGGCAAATGGGAAAACCTCAAGATCGTGCTGATTGCGCTGTTCAGCATCAACGCCGGGCAAGCAGTGACGTTCTATGCGGCGCAGTTTTATGTGCTGTTCTTCCTCACACAGTTTTTGAAGATGGACCCGGCACTGGCCAACATGTTGCTGATCATCAGCGTAGTGATTGGCGCGCCGTTCTTTATCTTCTTTGGCTGGCTGTCGGACAAATTGGGGCGCAAGCCGGTGCTGATGGTTGGCCTGCTGCTGGCCACTGCGTTGTACTTCCCGATCTTCAAGGGCCTGGCGCACTACACCAACCCGGCGATGGACCATGCGAGCCGCCAGTCGCCGATCACCGTATTGGCTGACCCGGCCACCTGCACCTTCCAGTTCGACCCGGTGGGCAAGGCGCGTTTTGACAGCCCATGCGACAAGGTCAAGACCTTCCTGGTGAAACAGGGCCTGCCCTACCAAAGTGCAGCCGCCCCGGCCGGCAGTGCGGTGCAGGTGAGCGTAGGCGATGTGCAGATCAACGGTTACGACGAAGCTGCGCTGAAAGGTGCGGTTACGCTGGCGGGGTACCCGCAGTCGGCTGACGTGGCGCAGGTCAACAAAACCATGGTGGTGGTGCTGATCGTGGCGCTGATTTTGATCGCCGCGATGTGCTACGGCCCGCTGGCGGCGCTGATGGTGGAGTTGTTCCCGACGCGCATCCGCTACACCTCGCTGTCGCTGCCTTACCACATTGGCAATGGCTGGTTCGGTGGCTTCCTGCCGACGGTGTCGTTTGCGCTGGTGGTGTACACCGGCGATATCTTCTATGGCCTGTGGTACCCGGTGGTCATTACCGGGGTCAGCCTGATTGTGGGGCTGATTTGCCTGAAAGAGACCAAGAACGTGGACATCGACAAGAACTGA
- a CDS encoding glutamine synthetase family protein: MKSHSSTLLAEVRTFRQNHPEVRYVDLIALDIPGHFYGKRYPVEMLEKVAAGSPLKLPQNAVLLGAQGGLFKIGDYCFHDGDPDANRRLVPGTLKPVTWEAQPLGQMLITSDGTEAPIEFEPREVLAKVLERLHRKGIHPVVAFELEFYLFDKKLNDGLPQFARDPLSDDADDQPNLHIERLSRFAPVLDDMVETAKAQGIDITVITAELGPGQFEINFGHLEDGLRAADWAALFCRSTRGVALKHGYRASFMAKPYLHHPGSGMHVHVSLYDAAGNNLLAAHQKQPLRHAVAGCLELLPHCMPIFSPNHNAFRRLGGTVNAATRASWGFEDRDACVRIPESDPRNLRIEHRLASADANPYLVLAAILVGLEHGLEAGKEPIAPLNEDRNSGADFPVEMLEAVRAMQHQPTLREGLGAEFVDVYCENKRQDHLAFQQEIHAREYRWYL, translated from the coding sequence GTGAAAAGCCATTCCTCCACGCTGCTGGCCGAAGTCCGGACCTTTCGCCAGAACCATCCCGAGGTGCGCTACGTCGACTTGATTGCCCTGGATATTCCCGGGCATTTCTACGGCAAGCGCTACCCGGTGGAGATGCTGGAAAAGGTCGCCGCCGGCAGCCCGCTGAAGCTGCCGCAAAACGCGGTGCTGCTGGGTGCACAGGGCGGCCTGTTCAAGATCGGCGACTACTGCTTTCACGACGGCGACCCGGACGCCAACCGCCGCCTGGTGCCCGGCACCCTCAAGCCGGTGACCTGGGAAGCGCAGCCGCTGGGGCAGATGCTGATCACCTCTGATGGCACCGAAGCGCCGATTGAATTCGAACCTCGGGAAGTGCTGGCCAAAGTGCTGGAGCGCCTGCACCGCAAGGGCATTCACCCAGTAGTCGCGTTTGAGCTGGAGTTCTACCTGTTCGATAAAAAGCTCAACGACGGCCTGCCACAATTCGCCCGCGACCCGCTGAGTGATGACGCCGACGACCAGCCCAACCTGCACATCGAGCGCCTGTCGCGCTTCGCCCCGGTGCTGGATGACATGGTCGAGACTGCCAAGGCCCAGGGCATCGACATCACGGTAATCACCGCCGAACTGGGCCCTGGCCAGTTTGAAATCAATTTCGGCCACCTGGAAGACGGCCTGCGCGCCGCCGACTGGGCCGCCCTGTTCTGCCGCAGCACCCGTGGCGTGGCCCTCAAGCACGGCTATCGCGCCAGCTTCATGGCCAAGCCTTACCTGCACCATCCCGGCAGCGGCATGCACGTGCACGTCAGCCTGTACGATGCGGCGGGCAATAACCTGCTGGCGGCCCACCAGAAGCAACCGTTGCGCCACGCGGTGGCCGGTTGCCTGGAACTGCTGCCGCACTGCATGCCGATCTTCTCGCCCAACCACAACGCCTTCCGCCGCCTCGGCGGCACGGTCAATGCGGCCACCCGCGCGAGCTGGGGGTTTGAGGACCGCGACGCGTGCGTGCGAATCCCTGAATCGGACCCGCGCAACCTGCGCATCGAACATCGCCTGGCCAGCGCCGATGCCAACCCGTACCTGGTGTTGGCGGCAATTCTGGTGGGGCTTGAGCATGGCCTTGAGGCTGGCAAGGAACCCATCGCCCCGCTGAATGAAGACCGCAACAGCGGTGCGGATTTCCCCGTGGAAATGCTCGAAGCAGTGCGCGCCATGCAGCATCAGCCGACGTTGCGCGAAGGACTGGGCGCAGAGTTTGTCGATGTGTATTGCGAAAACAAACGCCAGGACCATCTGGCGTTCCAGCAGGAAATTCATGCGCGGGAATATCGCTGGTACCTCTAA